The following are encoded in a window of Pecten maximus chromosome 17, xPecMax1.1, whole genome shotgun sequence genomic DNA:
- the LOC117315773 gene encoding uncharacterized protein LOC117315773, with amino-acid sequence MTFADPKKCVNTPFDLVIASEDTGNVNPGSVAEVNRVYSAIATQLDIGGQHRMAYYTMTTTAVLKNFGLPDHTTTAAITAAFTAVGDQSEVEANAQIPEGLTAIKTELDANGRTGVPRYGLVLDASDFINNDLRSAAAANTADGTTMFALGIGPPFSRIDRAVSAIVNHPPVERYRRALTVRDLNFFRNNVLENPTIRLLCPGDIGGLCGRGTVCDKADNTRCVQDTCVCNAQLQNTNGVCVTGPVLGEACNIGECSVANTECSPLRVCQCIEGFTATGTTSCQENDTSGPVDSRDRAVGVLVAVLPFLLTGVTPF; translated from the exons ATGACCTTTGCTGACCCTAAGA AATGTGTCAACACTCCATTTGACTTGGTAATTGCCAGTGAAGACACTGGAAACGTGAACCCAGGATCAGTGGCAGAAGTTAACCGGGTATACAGTGCGATAGCGACACAGCTGGACATTGGAGGACAGCATAGGATGGCCTACTACAC CATGACGACAACTGCTGTGCTTAAAAACTTTGGCCTGCCTGACCATACGACTACTGCTGCCATAACAGCCGCCTTCACCGCAGTAGGTGACCAGAGTGAGGTGGAGGCAAACGCGCAAATTCCAGAAG GTCTAACTGCGATTAAAACCGAACTGGACGCTAATGGTAGAACCGGTGTCCCTCGGTACGGTTTGGTCTTGGATGCGTCAGATTTCATCAATAACGATTTGAGAAGTGCTGCCGCCGCTAATACTGCGGATGGTACCACAATGTTTGCCCTTGGTATAGGCCCACCATTCAGCCGAATAGACCGAGCTGTCAGCGCCATTGTTAACCACCCTCCAGTTGAACGATACAGGCGGGCACTGACAGTACGGGATTTAAACTTCTTTAGAAACAATGTCCTCGAGAATCCAACCATCCGACTGctctgtccag GAGATATCGGTGGCCTGTGTGGAAGAGGTACGGTTTGTGATAAAGCTGACAACACGAGATGCGTCCAGGATACCTGTGTCTGTAATGCACAGTTACAGAATACAAACGGAGTTTGTGTGACTG GCCCAGTCTTAGGTGAAGCATGTAATATAGGAGAATGTAGCGTGGCAAACACGGAGTGTTCTCCTctacgtgtatgtcagtgtatcGAGGGTTTCACTGCCACTGGCACGACCAGCTGTCAAGAAAATGATACTTCAg GACCAGTAGATTCTCGCGACAGAGCAG TCGGCGTTCTTGTTGCGGTCTTGCCTTTCCTCTTAACTGGCGTTACTCCATTTTAA